TGTTCAAGATGGGGTAAGCTATGTGCGCAATTCGAGCGGACTACTCAACATCGCAAATACAAGGTAAGCTAATGTTATGAACTTCTGGAATTTCGCTGCCATGATTGTGTACGTCCTGTCCGCGATTGGCAGTTATCGCTCATGGCTCAAACATCGTGACAGTCGGTTGCTATGGATAAGCCTTTTGAGTACAGCGCTTCTCGTCTTTGCCTTCTGGGATAACTTTGTCGTCCCTGCACTTCTTCTTTCTGATACCGCGAATACACTAAATTTCTATATCATTTCGGCTCTGAGAATAGCGAGTTTCGGTGCCTTGGTGCTCATCATCGTGCGAACACTTCATTCACCAGCTTCTTCGCATCAGTAGGCGCACCAAAGCTTTATAGCAATTTTGCAGGAATCCGGTGCCGTAACACCGTTCACCAGATACCTGAATTTCAAGCAGACAATTCCCGTTTCGCAGCAGACCTTCGCCGAGTGATGCTGTTGTAACCGCTTACCTTAAAGCCGCCTTTGGCGGCTCCCAAGGAAACCTCCAGCGCTGCTGGAGGTTATTGGCTCATGTTCCGGGATGCGACCATCGTCCGGGCCGGTACAGCACGGACCTCGACGGATTTCGCCGATATCATTGTTCTTGATCCTTCAACGGCCTCCTTTAACAGCACAAGATCTCAGTCACTGCGGCCCCGATGAATGCCTCATGCGAAGGACTGGATGAGATATCGGCCTCAGGAAGAGGATAGCGAGATGACTGAACGAATTTCGTTGGAAGGGCAGGTCGCGGTCGTGACTGGGGCAGGCCGCGGGCTGAGGCGGGCATATGTCGAACTTCTCGCAGAACGAGGTGCTCGGGTCGTGGTGAACGACCTGGGGACCGACGTATCCGGGTTCGGGAAGGACTCCATGCTGGCGGAGCAGGTGGCCGACCTCATTCGGTCACGTGGCGGCGAGGCAATCGCAAACGACAGGGATGTTTCCAGCCCTGAAGGTGCCAGGGACCTGATCGCGACGACTATCAAACATTTCGGCAGAATAGACCTGCTCGTGAACAACGCTGGTATCTGCGGAAACCAGCTGTTCGAGGACGCCACCCTTGAAGATTTCGATCACTATTGGCGCGTGCACCTCGGCGGGCCGGTGAACACGGTGAAGGCTGCCTGGCCGCATATGGTCGCACAGCGCTACGGGAAGATCATCCTCACGACGTCAGTCAGCGGCCTCCTGGGATTGCGCGGCCAAGCCACCTATGCGGCTGCCAAGTGCGCCGTAGTCGGATTGATGCGCATTCTCGCAATTGAAGGTGCCGAGTATGGGATTCTGGTGAACACCATTTCGCCAGTCGGATACACGAGGATGCACCCGGCCGCGGTTGCCGATTCCGCTTGGCTGAAGCAGAGCGAAGCCACCATGCCGGTTGAGGCTGTGGCGCCAGCGATCGTCTGGCTGGCAAGCGATCGTTGTTCGCAGACGAACCGCATCTACCACCTGGAAGCCGGAGCAATCCAACGGATCGCTATCGTGATGGGACCCGGCTTCTACGATCCACATCTGACACCCGAAAGCATCGCCGAGAACTACGCAAAGGTCGAATCGATCGAGGGCTTCCTCGAACCAGGTCCGTTCGAGCCCGGTGCAGCCTGAATCGCTCCGCCACGTTCACGCGGCCCGAAGAAAATCAAGCCGCTCGGCAAAGGGTGTCGGTGAAGCGCTTACGTTGTAACTTGGGATGGCGAGGCTGTTTCCAGACCGTCTCAGCAGAGATAGAGTATGCTATAAAAGATAACATGGATAAGAAGACCAAATATGTCCTCGGTTGGAGTTGCGCAGTCAAATCATGACGAACTAGGAAACTCAAATGCGCTCTCGTCGGAATAGTTGTCTTGATATCGCGACGGGCGCAGATCTCTTTTGACCCAAAATAGTATGAATGACGCTAGCTTCGAAGAGCAGTACAAATTAGTTCGGGAACCCACGGGAGCGGTAACGTGTGAATCAAGAAGTGGACAGGGCAAAAGACCTAATCGCGTCTCTAACTAAATCCCATTTTCGGCAAATTATGACCCCCGAACAACTAGTTGAACTGACTACGAACCGGGCGAAGTCGATGCGTTCTTGCGCATCATGTCTTCCTATATCGTCACCAAGGGGCCAATCATCAAACATGGAGACACGGCGGATGGTCCGGGTAACGTAAGGTGGCAGGGATTCCATTTGAGCGAAGCGCTGATCGGACCGGCGCGCCCGGTCATCCGCTGGTTTCCGCTCGACCGACGAAAGATACCCGCTGAGCTGGCAAAGGGCCCTGCACCAAGGCTCATGTCGTGGAAGGAGACCGCCCTTTGGATTTTAGGAGTTCGCCAGCAGCCGCGAATTTGAGGCAACCATGCCACCGGCATCAACCGCGATCATCCCGGTGAGTGGCGAATACGCTAACGATAGTCAAAGCTAAAATAGCGAGCGCTGTCCTGCCAAGGCTTTGCCGATCTCCTGCCCGGAACGGGGTCGCCCGAGAAGCGCGTCGTCAGGTGCCGGTCATCGGAACATTTGGGAGGACATCCCGCCAGAATGAGGCCCGCGGCTGGGGTGGGAGGATGGCCGCGGGCTCTGAGGGGTGTCTGTGGTCAGGTGGCGCTTTGGTTCATCGCCCACGCCACCCCGAACGGGTCGCGCAGCTGCGCGTAGGTGTCGCCCCAGAACATCTTCTCCGGTGCCTGAACCGCCGTGCAGCCGGCGTCGACGGCGCGCTTGAAGTTCGCTTCAATGTCCTTGACCATCAGGTGCAAGCTGAAACCGACCGGCGCGACCACCCTATGGCCGTGCTCGGGGTAGTAGTCGCTCAACATCAACGATGAGCCGTTGACGTAGAGGTGGATGTGCGCGGTTCGCCCGGTGTCATCGGGCGGCATCTGGGCGACGATCGTGGCGCCGAATGCCTTCCCGTAGAACTCCGCCGCCTTAGCGGCGCCGTCGACGTTTACATAGGCGACGAGCCCACCCTTCACGGGCGTGCCGGCCGACGTATTGGCTTCCATGGTCTGGGACATCTGGGAACTCCTATTCAGGTCCGCCCCTAGGACGGACGATGTTGGGCCGCCCCGACAGGCCGCTCGAACTTTTTTTAAGGCGGGGGACGTGTGACAGGGGATTGCGCAACAGAGATCGCCGCAAGCCGGCTGCCCCTGAGAGTGCAAATGAGAGGTGCGAGGCGATACCATGATACCAAGAACAGGATTGGGTTAGGTAGCCGGCACGAATATTTCGCCTCAACCCCTCGTTGGCTATTGGGGTTGGTGCGCAACGGCTGGGCGTTCGAGTGGCCGCGCTACTCAAAGGGCCGCTACACAGAAGCGCAGCGCGAAGCCGAATACGACGCGCGCGGCATGTAGGCTGGAAGCTGTGCGGTGCCGTGGCGCTATCGTGCCTGCATTGCAGCCGGCGGCCGGCCGGACGCATGCTCAGATGAAGCAAGGTGATGTCTGGAGCTCGCCGAAACGGCGTGCCGATCACGGCCAAGGCCTTCAACATCTTGGCCGGCCCATGGCGGATGGCGAGCAGATTACCCAGATTCTGCTGCAGCTGCGATCACAAGGAAACAGTGAGGCGCACCTTTAGCGATGCTGAGCTTTGCTGCAGGCAAAAGAAGCCGGACCTCCTTTCGGAGACCCGGTTGCCTTGCGATTTACTATCTCGGGAATCGGTGGTTGCGGGGAAACGCAACCACCAATACCGGCATTCCTTGATAGTGGTCATTTGAGGTAGGATTCGTCCTCACTTCACCGGCTTCCGGCCAATTCCTATCCACGCACTAAGGCCGGTCCCAATCGCTGGATCGCTGGAAACGAATACCAAGATCCGCATGCTACGCCGGCAGCTCGATGAGAGCGCGCAGCCCACCGCTATCAATGTCCTTAAGCGTGACATCGCCGCCATGCTCGCGCGCGACCGATCGGGCAATGCTTAAGCCAAGGCCGACACCTGCCTTGGCCGGATCGCGCGCAGGCTCCCGTCGATAGAACGGTGCGAAAACCTTCTCGTGCTCCTCCGGCGGAATGCCCGGCCCATCGTCCTCGACCACTATGACGACGCGATCGGTATCGCGAATGATCTTCACGCGCGCGGCCCCTCCATATTTGACGGCATTATCGATGAGGTTCGCGACAGCTCGACGAACAAGGGTCGGTCGACAGGGAACGTCGATGCCCCGCCGAGCGCAATAGGAGACCTTATCGCCGGCATCCGCAACGTCTTCGCAGACATCTCCAACGAGGACACCAAGGTCTACGAGCCTTCGCGGTTCCCGGCGAGCGTCATCTCGGGCAAAAGCCAGCGTGGAATCGATCATGGCATTCATGGCTTCCAGATCATCGAACATCTTGCGCTGTTGCTCACCATCTGCGACCAGCTCGGCGCGCAAACGCAGGCGGGCCAGCGGCGCTCGCAGATCGTGCGAGATGGCCGCCAGCATCTGGGTCCGGTCTTCCAGAAAACGCCGAAGCCTATCCTGCATACGATTGAAGACCTCAATCGTCGTACGCAATTCCTGCGGTCCATGTACGGCGAGCGGCGGCGCCGTCAAATCGACGCCAAGCCGCTCCGCCGCACCCGCAAACTCCCGGATTGGACGGGCAAGCCGGCGCGCGGTCCAGAACGCTATGAGGAGCGCAACGGAGACCAACGAGGCAAGAAATATCGGCAATACATATCCGCCGCCGAACGAGGGCAAGCCAGGAATGGTGAAGGTGATCCGCTGACCATCCAGCAATGCAGCTTCCAGCACCGCTTCCTCTTCGGAGGCCGACCCGGATTGATCGCGGTCGCCAGATCGATCGGTTTTGACCGGCAGCCGACGAGCGCTGACCATTATCGGCGGGGACAATTCCTCGAGCTGTATTTGAACGAGCTTGCGGAGCCGGTCGAGGTTATAATCGACCTTGGCCCCAGCTCCCGAAGACGCGGGCGCGTCCAAGGCAATCGGCATCTCGGGAGCTGCAGTCGCCGCGATTGCGATGAGCTTCTGTCTTTCGGCCCGGGGGACGGACGCCACGGCACGAATGGTCATGGCAATTTCTCCAGAAAGCATCGCCAGATTTCGGTGTGTGATGACGGCTACCATTATGAAGCGACCGGAGGCATAAGGTGAGCGATCCTGCCGAAAACCGTACGAGCTGAGGCCGATGCTAAGACCGAAGGCCATCACCAATCCAAGAATGATCGCAAGCACGATCGCGATTGCGATCCTTGCTGCGATGCCATTCAGCTTCGTCAGGATCATCATAATGACGCAGGAACCGGGACGACGTTCGCAGCCAGGATATAGCCACCGTTGCGAACTGTCCTGATCAGCGTCGGCTCCTTGGGGTCAGGCTCGATCTTGCGGCGAAGCCGGCTGATCTGAACATCGATGCTGCGGTCAAAAACGTTGGTGGAACGTCCCCGCGAAAGGTCGAGCAGTTGGTCACGCGACAGCACGCGCTGCGGCCGTTCGACGAAAGCAAGCAGCAATTCGAATTCACCGGCCCGCAACGGTACAAGGGCGTCTTTCCCCGAATAAAGTTGACGGTGGGTCACATCCAAGCGCCACCCGGCAAATTCAAGAATGCGTTTTTGATCTGCCGGAGCGCCAGCTTCGGGCGCGCCGGCACGCCGAAGCACTGCGCGGACACGGGCCAGCAATTCGCGCGGGTTCGCCACCTTTGCGAGATAGTCATCCGCGCCCATTTCGAGGCCTATGATCCGATCCACCTCATCACCCATCGCCGTCAACATGATGATCGGTAATGTACCGGTTGCACGCAACTGGCGGCATAGTGCCAAGCCGTCCTCACGGGGCAACATCAGGTCCAGGATCACCAGGCTGACGCGCGACGCCTCCAGGATCGACGCCATCTCGCGGCCATTATGGGCAATGGAAACGCGATAGCCGTGCCGGGCCAGAAAGTTTGACAGCAATGCGCAAAGTTCCTTGTCGTCATCGACAATAAGAAGATGTGGTTGAGCGTTCATGAGGTCGGAATCCCCTTACAAACCCCGCATTCGGACCCGGACTTATGGCCCATTTGTACGGGCGTCGCCTGCGAGTTGAGCGCTTCCGGCGAGCGATTTTGTAACCTTATGTAACCAACGGCCCATGGTGCAACAAGCTGCAATATTTTCGGGATGTTTGAGATTCCTGGGACATCAACGCCGGGAGTTTCCGCGTTAAGAGGGAACGCCAAAACTAATGCCTGGAGCATCTACGGACTCGACCGCTAACGGTCGAGCGGTTGGTGGGTACGATAGAGGTCGGCGTTGAAGTTCTGGATTGCAGGCCGCCTTCCACCGGGGAAGCAGACCTTACGACATCCGATCGCTCCGGCGCCCGCTATCAGGGCCTGGCTGGTTACGGCTCATCTAATCTTAGTGGTTGCCGCGATTTTCGAAATCGTGATCTCGATCCCCGCCGCGGCGCAGGGCTTTACATACAATCCGCATCGGCCGAAGCCGCCGGTGCGGCCCGCCAACAATGACGGCAAGATGGTCGTCCAGGCCGTCGAGGTCGACTACGACTACAACAACCAGCGTGTGTCGGCGGTCGGCAACGTGCAGATGTTCTACAACGGCACCAGCGTCGAGGCCGACAAGGTCATCTATGACCAGAAGACCAAGCGGCTGCATGCGGAAGGCAACATCCGCCTGACCGACGCCGAAGGCAAAGTCACCTACGCCAACGTCATGGATCTGAGCGACGACTACCGTGACGGTTTCGTCGATTCGCTGCGCGTTGATACCGAGGATGCGACGCGGATGGCGGCGACCCGCGCCGACCGCTCAAGCGGCAA
This portion of the Bradyrhizobium sp. AZCC 2262 genome encodes:
- a CDS encoding ATP-binding protein; the encoded protein is MILTKLNGIAARIAIAIVLAIILGLVMAFGLSIGLSSYGFRQDRSPYASGRFIMVAVITHRNLAMLSGEIAMTIRAVASVPRAERQKLIAIAATAAPEMPIALDAPASSGAGAKVDYNLDRLRKLVQIQLEELSPPIMVSARRLPVKTDRSGDRDQSGSASEEEAVLEAALLDGQRITFTIPGLPSFGGGYVLPIFLASLVSVALLIAFWTARRLARPIREFAGAAERLGVDLTAPPLAVHGPQELRTTIEVFNRMQDRLRRFLEDRTQMLAAISHDLRAPLARLRLRAELVADGEQQRKMFDDLEAMNAMIDSTLAFARDDARREPRRLVDLGVLVGDVCEDVADAGDKVSYCARRGIDVPCRPTLVRRAVANLIDNAVKYGGAARVKIIRDTDRVVIVVEDDGPGIPPEEHEKVFAPFYRREPARDPAKAGVGLGLSIARSVAREHGGDVTLKDIDSGGLRALIELPA
- a CDS encoding response regulator, with the protein product MNAQPHLLIVDDDKELCALLSNFLARHGYRVSIAHNGREMASILEASRVSLVILDLMLPREDGLALCRQLRATGTLPIIMLTAMGDEVDRIIGLEMGADDYLAKVANPRELLARVRAVLRRAGAPEAGAPADQKRILEFAGWRLDVTHRQLYSGKDALVPLRAGEFELLLAFVERPQRVLSRDQLLDLSRGRSTNVFDRSIDVQISRLRRKIEPDPKEPTLIRTVRNGGYILAANVVPVPASL
- a CDS encoding SDR family NAD(P)-dependent oxidoreductase, which gives rise to MTERISLEGQVAVVTGAGRGLRRAYVELLAERGARVVVNDLGTDVSGFGKDSMLAEQVADLIRSRGGEAIANDRDVSSPEGARDLIATTIKHFGRIDLLVNNAGICGNQLFEDATLEDFDHYWRVHLGGPVNTVKAAWPHMVAQRYGKIILTTSVSGLLGLRGQATYAAAKCAVVGLMRILAIEGAEYGILVNTISPVGYTRMHPAAVADSAWLKQSEATMPVEAVAPAIVWLASDRCSQTNRIYHLEAGAIQRIAIVMGPGFYDPHLTPESIAENYAKVESIEGFLEPGPFEPGAA
- a CDS encoding VOC family protein produces the protein MSQTMEANTSAGTPVKGGLVAYVNVDGAAKAAEFYGKAFGATIVAQMPPDDTGRTAHIHLYVNGSSLMLSDYYPEHGHRVVAPVGFSLHLMVKDIEANFKRAVDAGCTAVQAPEKMFWGDTYAQLRDPFGVAWAMNQSAT